The following proteins are co-located in the Bordetella bronchialis genome:
- a CDS encoding FAD binding domain-containing protein, producing MKPPVFDYRRCDTVDEALALLDEYGEDARVLAGGQSLMAVLNMRLAQPRVLVDISRVKSLAYARPGNGFLAIGASATQASVEWRATLADEVPLLALAFPKISHFQIRNRGTVCGSVAHADPSAELPLALAALGGKVGLRSRKGRRELEAEAFFQGMLTTARRHDELVEDVHYPLHRPGTRYAFAEVSRRHGDFAIVACAAVASEREIRLAVGGVADRPRVLTLPRLPSGELAAAINDFAWQLDAQDDPHASAVYRRHLVRNLGRRVIEEATR from the coding sequence ATGAAACCTCCCGTCTTCGATTACCGCCGTTGCGATACCGTCGACGAAGCGCTTGCCCTGCTGGACGAGTACGGCGAAGACGCCCGCGTGCTGGCGGGAGGCCAATCACTCATGGCCGTGTTGAACATGCGGCTGGCGCAGCCCCGGGTACTGGTCGATATTTCGCGCGTGAAGAGTCTGGCCTACGCGCGTCCCGGGAACGGCTTCCTGGCGATCGGGGCATCGGCCACGCAGGCATCCGTCGAATGGCGCGCCACGCTGGCCGACGAAGTGCCCTTGCTGGCGCTGGCTTTTCCCAAGATCTCGCATTTCCAGATCCGCAACCGGGGCACCGTATGCGGCTCGGTGGCGCACGCCGATCCCAGCGCGGAGTTGCCCCTGGCGCTGGCGGCCTTGGGTGGCAAGGTCGGGCTGCGGTCGCGCAAGGGGCGCCGGGAGCTGGAGGCCGAAGCCTTCTTCCAAGGCATGCTGACCACCGCCCGCCGCCATGACGAACTGGTGGAGGACGTGCACTACCCGCTGCACCGCCCAGGGACCCGCTACGCCTTTGCCGAGGTCAGCCGCAGGCACGGGGATTTCGCCATCGTCGCCTGCGCCGCGGTGGCCAGCGAGCGCGAGATACGCCTGGCCGTTGGCGGGGTGGCGGATCGACCCCGTGTGTTGACCTTGCCGCGCCTGCCGTCAGGCGAGCTGGCGGCGGCCATCAACGATTTCGCCTGGCAGCTGGACGCCCAGGACGATCCGCATGCCAGCGCCGTGTATCGCCGCCACCTGGTGCGCAACCTGGGGCGGCGGGTGATCGAGGAGGCTACCCGATGA
- a CDS encoding (2Fe-2S)-binding protein, protein MKVLDRGQREYIVISLNGKRRTGACDNRTLLADFIRHELGATGTHVGCEHGVCGACTVQVEGVAVRSCMMLAVQAEGLRVDTVEGLARDQEAETGMSDLQAAFKRHHALQCGFCTAGILMTCKDFLSRVPDPTEQQVRETLSGHLCRCTGYTNIVHAVLETARERLIKKNPGGDEADA, encoded by the coding sequence ATGAAAGTTCTGGACCGGGGACAGCGCGAATACATCGTCATCTCCCTGAACGGCAAGCGACGCACGGGTGCATGCGACAACCGCACGCTGCTGGCGGATTTCATCCGCCACGAACTGGGCGCGACGGGGACCCACGTCGGCTGCGAACACGGCGTGTGCGGCGCCTGCACCGTGCAGGTCGAGGGCGTGGCCGTGCGGTCATGCATGATGCTGGCCGTGCAGGCCGAAGGCCTGCGGGTGGACACCGTGGAAGGACTGGCGCGGGACCAGGAAGCCGAAACCGGCATGAGCGACCTGCAGGCGGCCTTCAAGCGCCACCACGCGCTGCAATGCGGATTCTGCACCGCCGGGATCCTGATGACTTGCAAGGACTTCCTGTCCCGCGTGCCCGACCCGACCGAACAGCAGGTCAGGGAAACCTTGTCGGGACATCTGTGCCGGTGCACCGGCTACACCAATATTGTCCACGCGGTGCTGGAGACCGCGCGCGAACGGCTTATCAAGAAGAACCCTGGCGGAGACGAAGCAGATGCTTGA
- a CDS encoding AMP-binding protein: MLDLGRTFLQSVERSPAAAAIVDGAVRRSYGEWYEDVRAAAAGLAGLGLRRGDHLMMVLRNRWEMATLHWACQFLGVIATPLNWRAKGDEIEYCVRDSGARAIAYEGVSAEAVGLSPAARALPGIVVGDDAGGGERPGLAFAEWLRGGAAAPGTLAPRASAEDISLMLYTSGTTGKPKGVPRRHRHERAAALAHVAQNTYRAGERTLGVMPLYHTMGVRSLLSMALVDGLFVCIPKYDPAAVLRAIQDEAISTLYLVPTLYHDILGHEDFARTDISSVKKIGFAGAPMHDALLQRLDAAFRPTLFANHYGSSEVYTCAINQDAPRKPGCAGRAGINTRIRVVRLDGAPSRASGPDDLAQPGEEGQIIADLAGDEAFEGYWNRPDADAKALRGGWYFTGDTGYIDPDGDLYVTGRVDDMIISGGENISPVEIESLLSLHPAVDEVAVVGLPDERWGQRVVAFVKRRQPVDAQALDDHCRQSDLVNFKRPRDYVFVQGIPKSPVGKILRRCLVAGEFERDPS, encoded by the coding sequence ATGCTTGATTTGGGACGTACCTTCCTGCAAAGCGTCGAGCGCAGCCCGGCAGCCGCGGCAATCGTCGACGGCGCCGTGCGTCGCAGCTACGGAGAATGGTATGAAGACGTGCGCGCCGCCGCCGCCGGATTGGCTGGCCTGGGCCTGCGGCGCGGCGATCATCTGATGATGGTGCTGCGCAATCGCTGGGAAATGGCCACCCTGCACTGGGCTTGCCAGTTCCTGGGCGTGATCGCGACGCCGCTGAACTGGCGCGCCAAGGGCGATGAGATCGAGTACTGCGTGCGCGATTCGGGCGCCCGCGCGATCGCCTACGAAGGCGTAAGCGCAGAGGCGGTCGGGCTATCGCCCGCCGCGCGCGCGCTGCCCGGCATCGTGGTGGGCGACGATGCCGGCGGCGGCGAGCGTCCGGGCCTGGCGTTCGCCGAATGGTTGCGTGGCGGGGCCGCGGCCCCCGGTACGCTTGCGCCCCGGGCGAGCGCCGAGGATATATCGCTCATGCTGTACACCTCGGGGACCACCGGCAAACCCAAGGGCGTCCCGCGGCGGCACCGCCACGAGCGCGCGGCCGCGCTGGCGCACGTCGCGCAGAACACCTACCGGGCCGGCGAGCGCACGCTGGGCGTCATGCCGCTCTATCACACCATGGGGGTGCGTTCGCTGCTGTCCATGGCGCTGGTCGACGGCCTGTTCGTCTGCATTCCCAAGTACGACCCCGCGGCGGTGCTGCGCGCCATCCAGGACGAAGCCATTTCCACGCTGTACCTGGTGCCGACGCTGTACCACGACATCCTGGGGCACGAAGACTTTGCACGCACGGATATTTCGTCGGTGAAGAAGATCGGCTTCGCCGGGGCGCCCATGCATGATGCGCTGCTCCAACGGCTGGACGCCGCTTTCCGGCCCACCTTGTTCGCCAATCACTACGGGTCGTCGGAGGTCTACACCTGCGCGATCAACCAGGACGCGCCACGCAAGCCCGGCTGCGCGGGCCGTGCCGGCATCAATACGCGGATCCGCGTCGTGCGGCTGGATGGGGCGCCGTCGCGCGCATCCGGGCCGGACGACCTGGCGCAACCGGGCGAAGAAGGCCAGATTATCGCCGACCTGGCCGGCGACGAGGCATTCGAGGGCTATTGGAATCGCCCGGATGCGGACGCCAAGGCGCTGCGCGGCGGCTGGTACTTCACGGGAGACACCGGCTACATCGATCCCGACGGCGACCTGTACGTGACGGGCCGGGTCGACGACATGATCATTTCAGGCGGAGAGAACATATCGCCCGTGGAGATCGAATCGCTTCTGTCCCTGCACCCCGCGGTCGACGAAGTGGCCGTGGTGGGATTGCCCGACGAGCGCTGGGGCCAACGGGTCGTCGCCTTCGTCAAGCGCCGCCAGCCGGTCGACGCCCAGGCGCTGGACGACCATTGCCGGCAGTCCGACCTGGTCAATTTCAAGCGCCCGCGCGACTACGTCTTTGTGCAAGGCATTCCCAAATCGCCGGTCGGCAAGATCCTGCGCCGCTGTCTGGTGGCCGGGGAGTTCGAGCGGGATCCTTCCTGA
- a CDS encoding enoyl-CoA hydratase/isomerase family protein, producing the protein MSTLKHPAHHLLADLDGFRVEIDESRQRADIVLARPPFNIISMPQRDQLRLVFEALDEDDAVRVIVLRAEGDNFSSGGDIKGFLAASPEHVSRLAWNIAAPARCSKPVIAANRGYCFGVGFEISLACDFRIASETTLYALPEQKLGQIPGSGGSARLQKMVGITRTKDVVMRSRRIPGKQAYDWGIATECVPDAELEAATDRLVEELVGFSPLAQRTAKKLLNDTEDSTLSVAIELEGHCYSRLRSSDDFREGVQAFHGKRAPVFKGS; encoded by the coding sequence GTGTCTACCTTGAAGCATCCGGCCCATCACCTGCTCGCCGATCTCGACGGCTTCCGTGTCGAGATCGACGAATCCCGGCAACGCGCCGACATCGTGCTCGCGCGCCCGCCGTTCAATATCATCTCGATGCCGCAGCGCGACCAGTTGCGCCTGGTGTTCGAAGCGCTGGACGAAGACGACGCCGTGCGCGTCATCGTGCTGCGCGCCGAGGGTGACAATTTCTCCAGCGGAGGGGATATCAAGGGATTCCTGGCCGCCTCGCCGGAGCATGTTTCCAGGCTGGCCTGGAATATCGCCGCGCCGGCCCGCTGCAGCAAGCCGGTGATCGCGGCCAATCGCGGCTACTGCTTTGGCGTGGGCTTCGAGATTTCGCTGGCTTGCGATTTCCGCATCGCTTCGGAAACCACGCTCTATGCCTTGCCTGAGCAGAAACTGGGCCAGATCCCCGGGTCCGGCGGCTCGGCCCGCCTGCAGAAGATGGTCGGCATCACGCGCACCAAGGACGTCGTCATGCGTTCGCGCCGCATCCCGGGCAAGCAGGCCTATGACTGGGGCATCGCCACGGAGTGCGTGCCCGACGCGGAGCTGGAAGCCGCCACCGACCGCCTGGTCGAGGAACTGGTCGGTTTCTCGCCGCTCGCGCAGCGCACGGCCAAGAAACTGTTGAACGACACGGAGGATTCCACGCTGTCGGTGGCCATCGAGCTGGAGGGGCATTGCTACAGCCGCCTGCGCAGCTCCGACGATTTCCGCGAAGGCGTGCAGGCTTTCCACGGGAAGCGGGCGCCGGTTTTCAAGGGCAGTTGA
- a CDS encoding ABC transporter substrate-binding protein translates to MNTTQRKLPVHLAAAMLLALGTQGALAQDSQPIRLGVVTPLSGTYAPIGAQVKMGLDLALAEINAAGGILGRKVELLYEDEEANPQVAVQKAEKLFQQSKVDFLTGTVNSGSTLAVGQVAERNNKLIATTVSFSDAITGDKCSPNVFRVNAKAGQQSVALAAWLAKEKPGASLFLLGPDYEMGRSTVAAFKAAAEQRGIKPVGDLFAPLDSKDYSSYFGQIRAARPQVFYTSTAGNDTVRLFSQMSEYGMNKNLTMVGVSGAVTAQNIKAIGKNAEGFVTGVGYSPEIDTPENKQFVEKFKSANKVLPDLYGADSYGVLYFYKAAVEKAQSTDTAKVRKAMEGLEWDTPQGRKTMRAADHQAIQDMYVVRIQNGDFTIVSKVDGKDAIDASVCKRW, encoded by the coding sequence ATGAATACCACGCAACGCAAGCTTCCCGTGCATCTGGCCGCGGCCATGCTGCTGGCCCTGGGTACCCAGGGCGCGCTGGCGCAAGACTCGCAGCCGATACGCCTGGGCGTCGTCACCCCGCTGTCCGGCACCTACGCGCCCATCGGCGCGCAGGTAAAGATGGGGCTGGACCTGGCCTTGGCCGAGATCAACGCGGCCGGCGGCATCCTGGGCCGCAAGGTGGAATTGCTGTACGAAGACGAAGAGGCCAATCCCCAGGTGGCCGTGCAGAAAGCCGAGAAGCTGTTCCAGCAAAGCAAGGTCGATTTCCTGACGGGCACGGTGAATTCCGGGTCGACGCTGGCGGTGGGCCAGGTGGCCGAGCGCAACAACAAGCTGATCGCCACCACCGTGTCCTTCTCCGACGCCATCACGGGCGATAAGTGCTCGCCCAATGTGTTCCGGGTGAACGCGAAGGCGGGCCAGCAATCGGTGGCGCTGGCCGCTTGGCTGGCCAAGGAGAAGCCGGGCGCCTCGCTCTTCCTGCTGGGGCCGGACTACGAAATGGGCCGCAGCACGGTAGCGGCGTTCAAGGCCGCCGCCGAACAGCGCGGCATCAAGCCGGTGGGCGACCTGTTCGCGCCGCTCGACAGCAAGGACTATTCGAGCTATTTCGGCCAGATTCGCGCCGCCCGGCCGCAGGTTTTCTATACGTCGACGGCGGGCAACGATACCGTGCGCCTGTTCAGCCAGATGAGCGAATACGGCATGAACAAGAACCTGACGATGGTCGGCGTCTCCGGCGCGGTCACGGCGCAGAACATCAAAGCCATCGGCAAAAACGCGGAAGGCTTCGTCACCGGCGTCGGCTACTCGCCGGAGATCGACACGCCCGAGAACAAGCAGTTCGTCGAGAAGTTCAAGAGCGCGAACAAGGTCCTGCCCGATCTGTATGGCGCGGATTCCTACGGCGTCCTGTACTTCTACAAGGCCGCCGTCGAGAAGGCGCAGAGCACCGACACCGCCAAGGTGCGCAAGGCCATGGAGGGGCTGGAATGGGATACCCCGCAAGGCCGCAAGACGATGCGGGCGGCGGATCACCAGGCGATCCAGGACATGTACGTGGTGCGCATCCAGAACGGCGATTTCACCATAGTCAGCAAGGTCGACGGCAAGGACGCCATCGATGCCAGCGTTTGCAAGCGCTGGTAG
- a CDS encoding branched-chain amino acid ABC transporter permease, with product MNALFESLQFVYAPQVVNGLSLGVAVILMALGLTIIFGLLDVINMAHGEFYALGAYLGMSLLAIGVDFWAALVLVPLVMLPIGYLTERALIQRVFHHKDRHILTLLLTFGMAIVLEDLFKLAYGPNPLRPDAPIAGATELFGMIFPTYRLFLMAVGVAIVGAVWWVVYRTRLGAMVRAAAYDRHMAASLGIPVLRVYAATFAFGVALAGLAGVLLAPVYSVFPTMGKDFILMAFSVVIVGGLGSIKGAIIAGLLLTQVQALSSLYISPVWSDPLLFGIMVLVLMFRPQGLFGRLGHG from the coding sequence ATGAACGCCTTGTTCGAAAGCCTGCAGTTCGTCTACGCCCCGCAGGTCGTCAACGGCCTGTCGCTGGGCGTGGCCGTGATATTGATGGCGCTGGGACTGACCATCATCTTCGGCCTGCTCGATGTCATCAATATGGCGCACGGCGAGTTCTACGCGCTGGGCGCCTACCTTGGCATGTCGCTGCTGGCGATAGGCGTGGACTTCTGGGCCGCGCTGGTGCTGGTGCCGCTGGTGATGCTGCCTATCGGCTACCTGACCGAGCGCGCGCTGATCCAGCGCGTGTTCCACCACAAGGACCGCCATATCCTGACCTTGCTGCTGACCTTCGGCATGGCCATCGTGCTGGAGGACCTGTTCAAGCTGGCCTACGGCCCCAACCCGCTGCGCCCGGATGCGCCCATCGCAGGCGCGACCGAGTTGTTCGGCATGATCTTCCCGACCTACCGCCTGTTCCTGATGGCGGTGGGCGTGGCGATCGTGGGGGCTGTCTGGTGGGTCGTCTACCGCACCCGCCTGGGCGCCATGGTGCGGGCCGCTGCCTACGACCGCCACATGGCGGCCTCGCTGGGCATTCCGGTGCTGCGCGTCTATGCGGCCACGTTCGCTTTCGGCGTCGCGCTCGCCGGGCTGGCGGGCGTGCTGCTGGCGCCGGTGTATTCGGTGTTTCCGACCATGGGCAAGGATTTCATCCTGATGGCGTTTTCGGTGGTCATCGTCGGCGGGCTGGGCAGCATCAAGGGGGCGATCATCGCCGGCTTGCTCCTGACCCAGGTCCAGGCGCTGTCCAGCCTGTATATCTCGCCGGTGTGGTCGGATCCCCTGTTGTTCGGAATCATGGTGCTCGTACTGATGTTCCGTCCGCAGGGTCTGTTCGGGAGGCTGGGCCATGGCTGA
- a CDS encoding branched-chain amino acid ABC transporter permease, with product MADTIALPRAANQRTRMRPGLAMAFVALALAGGLAGWLTDNVFYLRLATEALIFGGLAMAVDLLLGIAGLLSLGQALFFGFGAYLAGLLLRDAAFSFWPMLGVVAASGALAGLVAGVIAIRARGVYFALITFGLAQIAAKAVYNIQALGASDGLMGVPVVAVGMGPWDIPASDPLGFFLVVLAIVMIMYGVLSYLLNTPFGRNMQALRANPQRLSFLGFDPWRYKLAAFVIAAVLAAVAGALYPVLRGFASPELLYFQTSGNAVITVVLGGVGSLIGALYGSVILFGLKSIIGTYTEHHLIVIGLLFMIAVIFFPAGLVGALRRRK from the coding sequence ATGGCTGATACGATCGCGTTGCCGCGCGCGGCCAACCAGCGTACGCGCATGCGTCCCGGGCTGGCCATGGCGTTCGTGGCCTTGGCCCTGGCCGGCGGCCTGGCGGGCTGGCTGACGGACAATGTTTTCTATTTGCGGCTGGCGACCGAAGCGCTGATCTTCGGCGGCCTGGCCATGGCGGTCGATCTGCTGCTGGGTATCGCCGGCCTGCTGTCACTGGGCCAGGCGCTCTTCTTCGGCTTCGGCGCCTATCTGGCCGGGTTGCTGCTGCGCGATGCGGCCTTTTCCTTCTGGCCCATGCTGGGCGTGGTGGCGGCCAGTGGCGCGCTGGCGGGCCTGGTGGCCGGCGTCATCGCCATCCGGGCGCGTGGGGTGTATTTCGCCCTTATCACTTTCGGCCTGGCCCAGATAGCGGCCAAGGCCGTCTACAACATCCAGGCGCTGGGTGCTTCCGACGGCCTGATGGGCGTGCCCGTGGTCGCCGTCGGCATGGGCCCGTGGGACATTCCGGCGTCGGATCCGCTGGGCTTCTTCCTCGTCGTCCTGGCCATCGTCATGATCATGTACGGCGTGCTGAGCTACCTGCTGAATACCCCCTTCGGCCGCAACATGCAGGCGCTGCGCGCGAATCCTCAGCGCCTTTCGTTCCTGGGCTTCGATCCCTGGCGCTACAAGCTGGCGGCATTCGTGATCGCCGCCGTGCTGGCGGCCGTGGCCGGAGCGCTGTACCCCGTATTGCGCGGTTTCGCCTCGCCGGAACTGCTGTACTTCCAGACCTCCGGCAACGCCGTCATTACCGTGGTCCTGGGCGGGGTAGGAAGCTTGATCGGCGCGCTGTACGGCAGCGTCATCCTCTTTGGCCTGAAGTCCATCATCGGCACCTATACCGAACATCACCTCATCGTGATCGGCCTGTTGTTCATGATCGCGGTCATCTTCTTTCCCGCCGGATTGGTGGGGGCATTGCGGAGGCGCAAGTGA
- a CDS encoding ABC transporter ATP-binding protein: MSTTDRTAATGGPILQVDRLSVRFGALRAVDDVSLQVARGGITSLIGPNGAGKSTLFNLISGALRPTAGTVAFDGRDVTAWTPHALLRAGLARSFQITNLFFELPVAENLRLAAQVLDGGWNGLRPLSASRTAQARVEELLEEFGLQAKAADPAGALSHGEQRRLEIAVALACKPRLLLLDEPTQGMSHGDTQETAALIKRLAGDLTILLVEHDVGLVMDVSDHVIVLAQGRKLAEGRPSDVRADPAVQAAYFGEAAHA, translated from the coding sequence GTGAGCACGACGGACCGAACGGCCGCCACCGGCGGCCCCATCCTGCAGGTCGACCGCCTGAGCGTGCGTTTCGGCGCGCTGCGCGCGGTGGACGACGTATCGCTGCAAGTCGCGCGCGGCGGTATCACTTCGCTGATCGGCCCCAATGGCGCGGGCAAGAGCACCTTGTTCAATCTCATCAGCGGCGCCTTGCGGCCGACGGCCGGCACCGTGGCGTTCGACGGCCGCGACGTCACCGCCTGGACGCCTCATGCACTGCTGCGCGCCGGGCTCGCGCGCTCGTTCCAGATCACCAATTTGTTCTTCGAGTTGCCGGTGGCCGAGAATCTGCGGCTCGCCGCGCAGGTGCTGGACGGCGGGTGGAACGGGCTGCGTCCGCTGTCGGCCTCGCGCACCGCGCAGGCCAGGGTGGAGGAGCTGCTGGAGGAATTCGGGCTGCAAGCCAAGGCCGCCGATCCCGCCGGCGCGCTGTCGCACGGCGAGCAGCGGCGCCTGGAGATCGCGGTAGCCCTGGCGTGCAAACCCAGGCTGCTGCTGCTGGACGAACCCACCCAGGGCATGTCCCATGGCGACACACAGGAAACCGCCGCGCTGATCAAGCGCCTGGCCGGCGACCTGACCATTCTGCTGGTCGAGCACGACGTCGGGCTGGTCATGGACGTCTCCGACCATGTCATCGTGCTGGCGCAGGGCCGCAAGCTGGCCGAAGGGCGGCCGTCGGACGTCCGCGCCGATCCCGCGGTCCAGGCCGCTTATTTCGGGGAGGCCGCGCATGCTTGA
- a CDS encoding ABC transporter ATP-binding protein encodes MLELRDVHVHYGLSHVLQGLTLEVGPGEVVGLFGRNGVGKTTTVKTVAGWTAPSGGDIRFRGASLAGLPSDRICRRGIGLVPEDRRIFPGLTTEENLAMGFMQCARLGRTEARARLARIYERFPRLAERRAQPGTTLSGGEQQMLAIARVLLGQPDLLLIDEPTEGLAPLIINDLFDVMAQIKAGGQSILLVEQNVSRALTLCDRFYALERGRVVLSGRADRPEDVQALMRAIAV; translated from the coding sequence ATGCTTGAACTGCGCGACGTACATGTGCATTACGGGCTTAGCCACGTCCTGCAGGGCTTGACGCTGGAGGTGGGCCCGGGCGAAGTGGTGGGCCTGTTCGGCCGCAACGGCGTGGGCAAGACCACGACGGTCAAGACGGTGGCGGGCTGGACCGCGCCCAGCGGCGGCGACATCCGGTTCCGGGGCGCCTCGCTGGCCGGCCTGCCGTCCGACAGGATCTGCCGGCGCGGCATCGGCCTGGTGCCCGAAGACCGGCGTATCTTTCCTGGCCTGACCACCGAGGAAAACCTTGCCATGGGCTTCATGCAGTGCGCCCGGCTGGGCCGCACCGAAGCGCGCGCCCGGCTCGCTCGCATCTATGAGCGATTCCCGCGGCTGGCCGAGCGGCGGGCCCAGCCCGGCACCACCCTGTCCGGAGGCGAGCAGCAGATGCTGGCCATCGCCCGCGTGCTGCTGGGCCAGCCCGACCTGCTCCTGATCGATGAACCCACGGAAGGCCTGGCGCCCCTGATCATCAACGATTTGTTCGACGTCATGGCGCAGATCAAGGCGGGCGGGCAGTCCATCCTGCTGGTCGAACAGAACGTCTCGCGTGCGCTGACTCTGTGCGACCGGTTCTATGCCCTGGAACGCGGGCGGGTGGTGCTCAGCGGGCGCGCGGACCGGCCGGAGGACGTGCAGGCGCTGATGCGGGCGATCGCGGTGTGA
- a CDS encoding mandelate racemase/muconate lactonizing enzyme family protein, with protein MKIARITAVPLSYRLPEGKTVVMGIGSTLKRDAIVVRVETTEGITGYGESHPGRSPGAIVSLIHNTLAPLLEGMDATDVVGVWQRVHRMQLSSHGLGAGAALAHSGIDMALWDIRGKAAGMPLYELMGGARKRIPAYAGGIALGYQPPESLAEEAQGYVERGYRAIKLRIGDSVENDIARVRHVRKALGDGIDILTDANTAYTIAQARRVMPVLADIQAGWLEEPFACNDFASYRQAAAITPLVPIAAGENHYTRFEFAQMLEAGAVQVWQPDLSKTGGVTEGMRIGAMASAFRIPVHVHCSATGLNHAACLHFLAATENAGYFEACVSAFNPFRDMFGTIFEIGADGCVEPPSGPGLGVEVDEDIFKRYPIIDGPGYVVKF; from the coding sequence ATGAAGATCGCGCGCATTACCGCCGTTCCGCTGTCGTACCGATTGCCGGAGGGCAAGACCGTCGTGATGGGCATAGGCAGCACGCTCAAACGCGACGCCATCGTGGTCCGGGTCGAAACGACGGAAGGCATAACCGGCTATGGCGAATCCCATCCGGGCCGCAGTCCCGGCGCCATCGTCAGCCTGATCCACAACACGCTCGCGCCTTTGCTGGAAGGGATGGACGCCACGGACGTCGTGGGCGTGTGGCAGCGGGTGCATCGCATGCAGCTGTCCAGCCATGGCTTGGGCGCCGGCGCGGCGCTGGCGCATTCGGGTATCGACATGGCGCTTTGGGACATACGCGGCAAGGCGGCCGGGATGCCCTTGTACGAACTCATGGGCGGCGCGCGGAAACGCATTCCGGCCTACGCGGGTGGCATCGCGCTGGGCTACCAGCCGCCGGAGTCCCTGGCCGAGGAAGCGCAGGGCTATGTGGAGCGGGGCTATCGCGCGATCAAGCTGCGCATCGGCGACAGTGTGGAAAACGACATCGCGCGGGTGCGCCACGTGCGCAAGGCGCTGGGCGACGGCATCGATATCCTGACGGATGCAAACACGGCGTATACCATCGCGCAAGCGCGGCGGGTCATGCCGGTGCTGGCCGACATCCAGGCGGGTTGGCTGGAAGAGCCCTTTGCCTGCAACGATTTCGCCTCTTACCGGCAGGCCGCCGCCATCACGCCCCTGGTGCCTATCGCCGCCGGTGAAAACCACTACACGCGCTTCGAGTTCGCCCAGATGCTGGAGGCCGGCGCGGTCCAGGTCTGGCAGCCCGACCTGTCCAAGACGGGCGGCGTGACCGAGGGCATGCGCATCGGCGCGATGGCGTCGGCCTTTCGCATTCCGGTCCACGTGCATTGTTCGGCGACCGGGCTCAATCATGCCGCGTGCCTGCATTTCCTGGCGGCGACCGAGAACGCCGGCTACTTCGAAGCCTGCGTGTCCGCGTTCAATCCCTTCCGCGACATGTTCGGCACCATCTTCGAGATTGGCGCCGACGGATGTGTCGAACCGCCGTCGGGCCCCGGCCTTGGCGTGGAAGTGGACGAGGATATTTTCAAGCGCTACCCCATCATCGATGGTCCGGGATATGTCGTGAAATTCTGA